A single region of the Streptococcus macedonicus ACA-DC 198 genome encodes:
- the bglP gene encoding PTS system, beta-glucoside-specific IIB component/ PTS system, beta-glucoside-specific IIC component/PTS system, beta-glucoside-specific IIA component, with protein sequence MQTYDVMMNDFNITSGGSINENLDGDLTPTEPWTWKNAGSKIIGFVSSSVIPMIPGLIAGGMLKVVLLLIVTFIDSNFATSSSYLLLSAIADAPFYFMPIFVAYGAANKLGATPIYAMASAATLLHGSFIGLVTAGDPITLFGISVRLLSYGTSLLPALLIAILAYYVEKFLNKIIPNIFKGIFVGMGTIFVAGSLGFIILGPLGNMIGQGIASLFMFLEGTVGPIAVGFLAAALPWMVMAGMHTALAPFMTQLLTNPGYDAMIRPAFLLHNMAEGGAVIGVTARTKDKAKRGEFLSIAIGCIVAGVKDKTVIKLPIICL encoded by the coding sequence TTGCAAACTTACGATGTGATGATGAATGATTTTAATATTACATCGGGTGGTAGTATCAATGAAAATTTGGATGGTGATTTAACTCCTACAGAACCATGGACGTGGAAGAATGCAGGTAGTAAAATTATTGGTTTTGTATCAAGTTCAGTTATCCCGATGATTCCTGGTCTGATTGCTGGAGGGATGTTAAAGGTTGTCTTATTATTGATTGTGACCTTTATTGATAGTAATTTTGCTACTTCATCAAGTTATTTGCTATTATCAGCTATTGCAGATGCCCCATTTTATTTCATGCCAATTTTTGTTGCTTACGGTGCGGCTAATAAATTAGGTGCCACACCAATTTATGCAATGGCTTCGGCAGCAACATTATTGCATGGGAGTTTTATAGGTTTAGTAACAGCAGGTGACCCCATTACGTTATTTGGCATAAGTGTTCGTTTGCTTTCGTATGGAACATCGCTTTTACCTGCTCTACTAATTGCTATTCTTGCTTATTATGTCGAAAAATTTCTTAATAAGATCATCCCAAATATTTTTAAGGGAATTTTTGTCGGAATGGGAACTATTTTTGTAGCGGGAAGTTTAGGGTTTATTATCTTAGGTCCACTTGGAAATATGATTGGACAAGGTATTGCAAGCTTGTTTATGTTCTTGGAAGGAACTGTAGGACCGATTGCTGTGGGGTTTTTGGCTGCTGCTCTTCCTTGGATGGTTATGGCTGGGATGCATACCGCATTAGCACCATTTATGACACAGTTACTGACTAATCCTGGATACGATGCCATGATTCGTCCTGCCTTTCTTTTACATAATATGGCTGAAGGTGGTGCTGTTATTGGTGTTACGGCACGTACTAAGGATAAAGCTAAACGAGGTGAGTTTCTCTCGATTGCTATTGGTTGTATCGTGGCTGGTGTCAAGGACAAGACCGTTATCAAGCTGCCCATCATATGTTTGTAG
- the bglA gene encoding 6-phospho-beta-glucosidase has translation MFVASARAVKLGHEMMPNRQFGALYAMSELYPATCKPKDVFHRLQERRENWYVIDIMGRGYYSRYAKEIWRRRGVKEIIFADGDEEILREGQLYFISFSYYRSNTTKVGDDWFNVDGSTNQYLKETPWDGQLIPWDFVTS, from the coding sequence ATGTTTGTAGCTAGTGCGCGTGCTGTTAAACTTGGACATGAAATGATGCCAAATAGGCAATTTGGTGCATTGTATGCTATGAGTGAACTATATCCAGCAACTTGTAAGCCCAAAGATGTTTTTCATCGCTTACAGGAACGTCGTGAAAATTGGTATGTTATTGACATTATGGGGCGTGGTTATTACTCACGTTATGCAAAAGAAATCTGGCGTCGTCGAGGCGTGAAAGAAATTATTTTTGCTGATGGTGATGAAGAAATTCTTAGAGAAGGTCAACTTTATTTTATTTCTTTTTCTTATTACCGTTCTAATACCACTAAAGTTGGAGATGACTGGTTTAATGTTGATGGCTCTACGAATCAATATCTTAAAGAGACGCCGTGGGATGGCCAGTTGATCCCTTGGGACTTCGTCACGTCATGA
- the bglH gene encoding 6-phospho-beta-glucosidase, which yields MGWPVDPLGLRHVMNEIYNRIQKPIFIVENGMGAIDELDENGIVQDDYRINYLRDHLQAMADAIIIDGVECLGYTMWGPVDLVSLSTGEMKKRYGFIYVDMDDKGTGSLKRTPKKSYAWMKELSPQMVLSYLKFRKKNSINNECNLLLSLIL from the coding sequence GTGGGATGGCCAGTTGATCCCTTGGGACTTCGTCACGTCATGAATGAGATTTATAATCGCATACAAAAACCAATTTTTATTGTTGAGAATGGTATGGGTGCCATTGATGAGCTTGATGAAAATGGTATTGTTCAGGATGATTATCGTATTAATTATTTACGTGATCATCTTCAAGCAATGGCTGACGCTATTATCATTGATGGTGTAGAGTGTTTAGGTTATACCATGTGGGGACCTGTTGATTTAGTCTCACTTTCAACAGGAGAAATGAAAAAACGTTATGGCTTTATTTATGTGGATATGGACGATAAAGGTACTGGCAGCTTGAAACGTACTCCTAAAAAATCTTATGCTTGGATGAAAGAATTATCGCCTCAAATGGTGCTAAGTTATCTGAAATTTAGAAAGAAAAATTCAATCAATAATGAATGTAATCTCCTCTTGTCATTGATTTTATAA
- the yfkO gene encoding Oxygen-insensitive NAD(P)H nitroreductase/Dihydropteridine reductase: MSKEDIKKQIRTAFDHRVAVRVYNDQEIFHDDMDFILDTAWLSPSSIGLEAWRFVVLNRKQIEKLRDELKGVAWGAQSQLDTASHFVLLIAEKNARYDSESVKNSLIRRGISEGDALNSRLAAYESFQKNDMKMADNPRALFDWTAKQTYIALGNMMTSASMLGIDSCPIEGFNYEKVNSILANAGIINPDNEGIVSMVSFGYRLRDPKHPRSRKPREEVITWLD; encoded by the coding sequence ATGTCAAAAGAAGATATCAAAAAACAAATTCGCACTGCCTTTGACCACCGTGTTGCTGTCCGCGTTTACAACGACCAAGAAATTTTCCATGATGATATGGATTTTATCCTTGATACAGCTTGGTTGAGCCCTTCTTCTATTGGTTTAGAAGCTTGGCGCTTCGTTGTTCTTAACCGCAAACAAATTGAAAAACTTCGTGATGAACTCAAGGGCGTTGCTTGGGGGGCTCAATCCCAATTAGATACAGCAAGTCATTTTGTTCTCCTCATTGCTGAAAAAAATGCACGCTATGATTCTGAATCGGTCAAAAATAGCCTTATTCGACGTGGTATCAGTGAAGGTGATGCTCTTAACAGCCGTTTAGCAGCCTACGAATCTTTCCAAAAAAATGATATGAAAATGGCTGATAATCCACGCGCTTTGTTTGACTGGACTGCCAAACAAACTTATATCGCACTTGGAAATATGATGACCTCAGCTAGCATGCTTGGCATTGACTCTTGCCCAATCGAAGGGTTCAATTACGAAAAAGTCAATAGTATTTTGGCTAATGCAGGCATCATTAATCCTGATAACGAAGGTATCGTAAGCATGGTATCATTTGGTTATCGTCTACGTGACCCTAAACACCCACGCTCACGTAAACCTCGTGAAGAAGTCATTACATGGCTCGATTAA
- the yfeT gene encoding Transcriptional regulator, protein MDILQKMQLHEQEYSKSEAKVYHFLKENFEKLETLTITRIATNSHTSTSVILRFCQILGYKGFTDFRYDAINYIHQKPKEENEDILDHIADNYSVILNQMKHLERQTIDELVNCILKRQHLHILGIFLSLLPARYLHFGLQDLGIASQLASDLNSENHLSNIIDEEDTLIMFSISGSSANFNNTLSAISKNMPQNSYLITLNEHAAAAKYFNHVITLLKIPFQNNLL, encoded by the coding sequence ATGGACATTTTACAAAAAATGCAACTCCACGAACAAGAATATTCAAAATCTGAAGCAAAAGTTTATCACTTCCTCAAGGAGAATTTTGAGAAATTAGAAACGTTGACAATTACTAGAATTGCAACAAATTCACATACTTCTACATCTGTCATCCTACGATTTTGCCAAATTTTGGGCTATAAAGGATTTACAGATTTTCGCTACGATGCTATCAATTATATTCATCAAAAGCCAAAAGAAGAAAACGAAGATATTCTTGACCACATTGCGGATAATTATAGCGTTATTCTAAATCAAATGAAACATTTAGAACGCCAAACAATTGACGAACTTGTTAATTGTATTTTAAAAAGACAGCATCTGCATATTCTTGGTATTTTTCTATCATTACTCCCTGCAAGGTACTTACATTTTGGTTTACAAGATTTAGGTATCGCTAGTCAACTAGCAAGTGATTTAAACAGCGAAAATCATCTTTCAAATATTATTGATGAAGAAGATACACTTATAATGTTTTCTATTTCAGGGTCGTCAGCCAATTTCAATAATACATTAAGTGCTATCTCAAAAAATATGCCACAGAACTCCTATCTAATTACATTAAATGAGCACGCTGCTGCCGCGAAATACTTTAACCATGTCATTACTCTTCTGAAAATTCCATTTCAAAACAATCTATTGTAG
- the bglP gene encoding PTS system, beta-glucoside-specific IIB component/ PTS system, beta-glucoside-specific IIC component/PTS system, beta-glucoside-specific IIA component, producing MDYKKLAQEIVTNVGDVDNIQTLSHCVTRLRFQLKDASKANKEALENLEGVLGVVYAGGQYMVILG from the coding sequence ATGGATTATAAGAAGTTAGCACAAGAAATTGTCACAAATGTCGGTGATGTTGACAATATTCAAACCTTGTCTCATTGTGTGACACGGTTGCGGTTTCAACTAAAAGATGCTTCAAAAGCTAATAAGGAGGCTTTAGAAAATCTAGAAGGAGTCCTAGGTGTTGTCTATGCTGGTGGTCAGTATATGGTTATCTTAGGGTAA